The following coding sequences lie in one Kribbella sp. NBC_00709 genomic window:
- the dxs gene encoding 1-deoxy-D-xylulose-5-phosphate synthase produces MRVLEAVGGPADLKKLTGQQLTDLAAEIRDVLVETVSRTGGHLGPNLGMVEITLAMHRVFDSPRDRLVFDVGHQAYVHKLVTGRAPSFDTLRQQGGLSGYPSHAESEHDIIENSHASTALSYADGLAKAYRLRKEDRHVVALIGDGGLTGGMAWEALNNIAAAQDLKLIIIVNDNGRSYSDTVGGLATHLTNLRTNPRYEKVLDLIKKNLGRTPYVGPPMYEVLHGIKKGLKDMLAPQGMFEDLGLKYVGPVAGHDREAMEDALRRAKAFGGPVIVHAVTKKGFGYAAAEQDEEDNFHQIRPANKPRGWTDVFADEIVRIGSDRPDVVAITAAMLHPTGLAPFANKFPDRIFDVGIAEQHAVTSAAGLAMGGLHPVVCLYSTFLNRAFDQVLMDVALHKCGVTFVLDRAGVTGDDGPSHNGMWDMSLLQVVPGLRLAAPRDGTRLEQLLNEAVEVEDAPTVVRFAKGEVFPDIDAIDQVGSIDVLKRSGDDVLLVGIGAMAATAMDVAQRLEAHGFGVTVVDPRWVKPVPAELVELAEDFKLVATIEDNGRAGGCGAQIAQAVRDAGIDTPVRDFGIPQRFLQHAKRPAVLQEIGLTGQELAREITELLSEHHGDALNEPDPAGDRPGNA; encoded by the coding sequence ATGCGCGTGCTGGAGGCGGTAGGAGGTCCGGCTGACCTCAAGAAGCTGACTGGTCAGCAGCTCACCGATCTCGCGGCGGAGATCCGGGACGTGCTGGTCGAGACCGTGTCCCGGACCGGGGGTCACCTCGGCCCGAACCTGGGGATGGTCGAGATCACCCTGGCGATGCACCGCGTCTTCGATTCACCGCGCGACCGCCTGGTCTTCGACGTCGGCCACCAGGCCTACGTGCACAAGCTGGTCACCGGCCGGGCCCCGAGTTTCGACACGCTCCGTCAGCAGGGCGGCCTGTCCGGCTATCCCAGCCATGCCGAGTCCGAGCACGACATCATCGAGAACAGCCACGCCTCGACCGCCCTGTCGTACGCCGACGGCCTCGCCAAGGCGTACCGGCTGCGCAAAGAGGATCGCCACGTCGTCGCGCTGATCGGTGACGGCGGTCTGACCGGCGGCATGGCCTGGGAGGCGCTGAACAACATCGCTGCTGCCCAGGACCTCAAGCTGATCATCATCGTCAACGACAACGGCCGGTCGTACAGCGACACCGTCGGCGGCCTGGCCACGCACCTGACCAACCTGCGCACCAACCCGCGGTACGAGAAGGTCCTCGACCTGATCAAGAAGAACCTCGGCCGGACGCCGTACGTCGGCCCGCCGATGTACGAGGTGCTGCACGGGATCAAGAAGGGCCTCAAGGACATGCTCGCCCCGCAGGGCATGTTCGAGGACCTCGGCCTCAAGTACGTCGGACCGGTGGCCGGCCACGACCGTGAGGCGATGGAGGACGCGCTCCGCAGAGCGAAGGCGTTCGGTGGACCGGTGATCGTGCACGCGGTCACCAAGAAGGGTTTCGGCTACGCGGCCGCCGAGCAGGACGAGGAGGACAACTTCCACCAGATCCGCCCGGCGAACAAGCCGCGCGGCTGGACGGACGTGTTCGCCGACGAGATCGTCCGGATCGGCAGTGACCGCCCGGACGTGGTCGCGATCACCGCCGCGATGCTGCACCCGACCGGTCTGGCGCCGTTCGCGAACAAGTTCCCGGACCGGATCTTCGATGTCGGCATCGCCGAGCAGCACGCCGTGACCAGCGCAGCCGGCCTGGCGATGGGCGGTCTGCACCCGGTCGTCTGCCTGTACTCGACGTTCCTGAACCGGGCCTTCGACCAGGTGCTGATGGACGTCGCGCTGCACAAGTGCGGCGTCACGTTCGTGCTCGACCGCGCGGGGGTCACTGGTGATGACGGCCCGAGCCACAACGGCATGTGGGACATGTCGCTCCTCCAGGTCGTTCCCGGCCTGCGCCTCGCTGCGCCGCGCGACGGCACCCGCTTGGAGCAGCTGCTGAACGAAGCGGTCGAGGTGGAGGACGCCCCGACCGTAGTGCGCTTTGCCAAGGGCGAGGTGTTCCCGGACATCGACGCGATCGACCAGGTCGGCAGCATCGATGTGCTGAAGCGGTCCGGCGACGACGTGCTGCTGGTCGGTATCGGTGCGATGGCGGCCACCGCGATGGACGTCGCGCAACGCCTGGAGGCGCACGGCTTCGGTGTGACGGTGGTCGATCCGCGCTGGGTGAAGCCGGTGCCGGCCGAGCTCGTCGAGCTGGCCGAGGACTTCAAGCTGGTCGCCACGATCGAGGACAACGGCCGGGCGGGCGGCTGCGGCGCGCAGATCGCGCAGGCGGTCCGGGACGCGGGCATCGACACCCCGGTCCGCGACTTCGGCATCCCGCAGCGGTTCCTCCAGCACGCCAAGCGTCCCGCCGTACTGCAGGAGATCGGGCTGACCGGCCAGGAGCTGGCCCGCGAGATCACCGAGCTATTGTCGGAGCACCACGGCGACGCCCTCAACGAGCCAGACCCGGCGGGCGACCGCCCGGGCAACGCCTAA